A window of Hyalangium gracile contains these coding sequences:
- the queD gene encoding 6-carboxytetrahydropterin synthase QueD: MQLFTEVSFEAAHRLPNVPEGHKCSRVHGHSYRVQLHIRGPVNPKTGWVIDLGDIDAAFAPLRAQLDHHYLNDVEGLENPTCENLAKWIWKRLRPSLPLLFRIQVSETTASSCIYEGEDE, translated from the coding sequence ATGCAACTCTTCACGGAAGTATCCTTCGAGGCGGCCCACCGGCTGCCGAATGTCCCGGAAGGCCACAAGTGCAGCCGGGTGCATGGGCACAGCTACAGGGTCCAGCTCCACATCCGGGGCCCCGTCAACCCGAAGACGGGCTGGGTGATCGACCTGGGAGACATCGACGCGGCGTTCGCGCCCCTGCGCGCGCAGCTCGACCACCACTATCTGAATGATGTGGAGGGGCTGGAGAACCCCACCTGCGAGAACCTGGCGAAGTGGATCTGGAAGCGGCTGCGCCCCTCGCTGCCGCTGCTCTTCCGCATCCAGGTGAGCGAGACGACGGCCTCCAGCTGCATCTACGAGGGCGAGGACGAGTAG